A window of the Loxodonta africana isolate mLoxAfr1 chromosome 3, mLoxAfr1.hap2, whole genome shotgun sequence genome harbors these coding sequences:
- the LOC104846011 gene encoding gamma-aminobutyric acid receptor-associated protein-like, which translates to MKFVYKEEHPFEKRRSEGEKIRKKYPDRGPVIVEKAPKARIGDLDKKKYLVPSDLTVGQFYFLIRKRIHLRTEDALFFFVNNVIPPTSATMGQLYQEQHKENFFLYIACSNESVYHL; encoded by the coding sequence ATGAAGTTCGTGTATAAAGAGGAGCATCCGTTCGAAAAGCGCCGCTCTGAGGGCGAGAAGATCCGAAAGAAATACCCGGACCGGGGCCCGGTGATAGTAGAGAAGGCCCCCAAAGCTCGGATAGGAGATCTGGACAAAAAGAAATACTTGGTGCCTTCTGACCTCACAGTTGGTCAGTTCTACTTCTTGATCCGGAAGCGAATTCATCTCCGAACTGAAGATGCCTTGTTTTTCTTTGTCAACAATGTCATTCCACCCACCAGTGCCACAATGGGTCAGCTATACCAGGAACAGCACAAAGAAAACTTCTTTCTATACATTGCCTGCAGTAATGAAAGTGTCTACCATCTGTGA